The following are from one region of the Sandaracinus amylolyticus genome:
- a CDS encoding M48 family metallopeptidase: MGAAESWARENEPSRKPTLDDLFPPAPSAPPAELTAASAAYKRSAWLACAGLFGFVAVYLGLIAYLARVVYRLLGNAILHGGNVLLAGALSLPALFFIAFLVRGLFVVKHAKDPSLVELDEHREPLLFAFLRRLADETGAPRPHRVFVSARVNASVFYDLSFWNLIFPSKKNLELGLGLVNALTLDELKAVIAHEYGHFAQRTMAVGRWVYVAQQIAGHIIVSRGVFDRFLSFISNIDIRVAWIGWIMRLFVWAIRSVLDTVFRVVVLAHRALGREMELQADRVAVSVSGSDSLVHALHRLGPADEAWEEAIAFIHDEAVAGRPVSDLFSVQSAALEHLRRILSEPGFGLTPERPQRASSHRVFDSELAQPPRMWMTHPPNREREEHAKAIYLGSALDPRPAWALFADPETLRRDITRSFLALLFAKIPNASAEPVPTAQTLARFEERFARASLDPRYRGAYLGRAIAAYHESPELMVSIDREDGDRDALVARFDALYPSSLGDELAKYRERREEESLLEGLSDGVLSAPGGVIRYRGREIPRKELASVIEGVRSERREIEARILEHDRACRAVHLDAARLLGQGWEAYLESLHALLHYATHAFRDLADAHGHLHHVLRIVLADGSVSNDERVRVLAASNDLQHVLEQVWSQKPQLVLPPAVRARFADLGGFTVLEDSLGMNDPHPENLGDWLQKVDGWAAGASGDLKALADATLDALLDVEEAIARQLREGIEPGDAPEPARVPERYRTCVVGAERERQKKLGWWDRFQTADGFLPGAARFAVASALLLPALLIGGRIGGSTVHVFNGLPIPVVVSIDGDEVDVGAHGAATIDHDASDHAHVITTTRDGRVVEDFEASVGGGFADYAYNVAHATVLVQWTAVYGPGAPPPERVLGAPRWRVADEDAVFEAPPTSVSVSSHSSSARRTVLEAVVSAPPGTQLSALTSDEERLAMMRAHVLFDPIESASIGEWVAFASQMPAMLPVLRERAQLEPGAVLVARALQDAGDPEVCPRATAGAAEQPDDADLAYLAARCMTDPEARRAAYARLYAAHPENGWTAFAVAHDLARASRWQDALVAWSTAVQTPALRGVLDYARTEMLRTQRGAALHHDPAGAHPFIDAPDGSGGMLDFFLRIEGLPRDDDPPAFAAYRRLASGAVPDAVQSIDMVVPEVDARAGLVALAAASDGATGDLVQRGLAIDPASLGPAGLHALAALAIREHRDPSPYLAPLRASDDERVYEGLAELLASPALAEDPAALEAIAARAMLGARGHVLAMGVIVLGDRAPASWREQVRALLFAPERPYFR; the protein is encoded by the coding sequence ATGGGAGCCGCAGAGTCCTGGGCGCGTGAGAACGAGCCATCACGCAAGCCGACGCTCGACGATCTTTTCCCGCCTGCGCCGAGCGCTCCTCCGGCCGAGCTCACGGCCGCGTCGGCCGCGTACAAGCGAAGCGCTTGGCTCGCTTGCGCGGGGCTCTTCGGCTTCGTCGCGGTCTACCTCGGGCTGATCGCGTACCTCGCGCGCGTGGTGTATCGCCTGCTCGGCAACGCGATCCTCCACGGCGGCAACGTGCTGCTCGCGGGCGCGCTCTCGCTCCCTGCGCTCTTCTTCATCGCGTTCCTGGTGCGTGGTCTCTTCGTCGTGAAGCACGCGAAGGACCCCTCGCTCGTCGAGCTCGACGAGCACCGCGAGCCGTTGCTCTTCGCGTTCCTTCGTCGCCTCGCCGACGAGACCGGCGCGCCGCGCCCGCATCGCGTCTTCGTGTCGGCGCGCGTGAACGCGAGCGTCTTCTACGACCTCTCGTTCTGGAACCTGATCTTCCCGTCGAAGAAGAACCTCGAGCTCGGCCTCGGGCTCGTGAACGCGCTCACGCTCGACGAGCTCAAGGCGGTCATCGCGCACGAGTACGGGCACTTCGCGCAGCGCACGATGGCGGTCGGGCGGTGGGTCTACGTCGCGCAGCAGATCGCGGGGCACATCATCGTCTCGCGCGGCGTGTTCGACAGGTTCCTGTCGTTCATCTCGAACATCGACATCCGCGTCGCGTGGATCGGGTGGATCATGCGGCTCTTCGTGTGGGCCATCCGCTCGGTGCTCGACACGGTGTTCCGTGTCGTCGTGCTCGCGCATCGCGCGCTCGGGCGCGAGATGGAGCTGCAGGCGGATCGCGTCGCGGTGTCGGTCAGCGGCAGCGACAGCCTCGTGCATGCGCTGCATCGGCTCGGGCCCGCCGACGAGGCGTGGGAAGAGGCGATCGCGTTCATCCACGACGAGGCGGTCGCGGGGCGTCCGGTCTCCGATCTCTTCTCGGTGCAGTCGGCCGCGCTCGAGCACCTGCGGCGCATCCTGAGCGAGCCCGGCTTCGGGCTCACGCCCGAGCGTCCCCAGCGCGCATCGTCGCATCGCGTGTTCGACTCGGAGCTCGCGCAGCCGCCGCGCATGTGGATGACGCACCCGCCGAACCGCGAGCGCGAGGAGCACGCGAAGGCGATCTACCTCGGCTCGGCGCTCGATCCCCGTCCTGCGTGGGCGCTCTTCGCGGATCCCGAGACGCTGCGTCGCGACATCACGCGGAGCTTCCTCGCGCTGCTCTTCGCGAAGATCCCCAACGCGTCGGCGGAGCCGGTGCCCACGGCCCAGACCCTCGCGCGCTTCGAGGAGCGCTTCGCGCGCGCGTCGCTCGATCCGCGTTATCGCGGCGCGTACCTCGGGCGCGCGATCGCGGCGTACCACGAGTCACCCGAGCTCATGGTCTCGATCGATCGCGAGGACGGAGATCGGGACGCGCTCGTCGCGCGGTTCGACGCGCTCTATCCGAGCTCGCTCGGCGACGAGCTCGCGAAGTACCGCGAGCGTCGCGAGGAGGAGTCGCTGCTCGAAGGGCTCTCGGACGGAGTGCTCTCCGCGCCGGGCGGCGTGATCCGCTACCGAGGTCGCGAGATCCCGCGCAAGGAGCTCGCGTCGGTGATCGAGGGCGTGCGCTCGGAGCGACGCGAGATCGAGGCGCGCATCCTCGAGCACGATCGCGCGTGCCGCGCGGTGCACCTCGACGCGGCGCGCCTGCTCGGCCAGGGGTGGGAGGCGTACCTCGAGAGCCTGCACGCGCTGCTGCACTACGCGACGCACGCGTTCCGCGATCTCGCCGACGCGCACGGGCACCTGCACCACGTGCTGCGCATCGTCCTCGCGGACGGCAGCGTCAGCAACGACGAGCGGGTGCGCGTGCTCGCGGCGTCGAACGATCTGCAGCACGTGCTCGAGCAGGTGTGGTCGCAGAAGCCGCAGCTCGTGCTGCCGCCCGCGGTGCGCGCGCGCTTCGCGGATCTCGGCGGGTTCACGGTGCTCGAGGACTCGCTGGGGATGAACGACCCGCACCCCGAGAACCTCGGCGACTGGCTGCAGAAGGTCGACGGATGGGCGGCGGGCGCGTCGGGTGATCTGAAGGCGCTCGCCGACGCGACGCTCGATGCGCTGCTCGACGTCGAAGAGGCGATCGCGCGACAGCTGCGCGAGGGGATCGAGCCCGGTGACGCGCCCGAGCCCGCGCGCGTGCCCGAGCGATATCGCACCTGCGTGGTCGGCGCGGAGCGCGAGCGCCAGAAGAAGCTCGGGTGGTGGGATCGTTTCCAGACCGCCGACGGCTTCCTCCCCGGCGCGGCGCGCTTCGCGGTGGCGAGCGCGCTGCTGCTGCCGGCGCTGCTGATCGGCGGGCGCATCGGCGGATCGACCGTGCACGTGTTCAACGGTCTGCCGATCCCGGTCGTGGTGTCGATCGACGGAGATGAGGTCGACGTGGGCGCGCACGGCGCGGCGACGATCGATCACGACGCATCGGACCACGCGCACGTGATCACGACGACGCGCGACGGGCGGGTCGTCGAGGACTTCGAGGCGAGCGTCGGCGGTGGTTTCGCGGATTACGCGTACAACGTCGCGCACGCGACGGTGCTCGTGCAGTGGACAGCCGTGTACGGGCCGGGCGCGCCGCCGCCCGAGCGCGTGCTCGGCGCGCCGCGATGGCGTGTCGCGGACGAGGACGCGGTGTTCGAAGCACCGCCCACGTCCGTCTCGGTGAGCTCGCACAGCAGCTCGGCGCGCCGCACGGTGCTCGAGGCCGTGGTGAGCGCGCCGCCGGGCACGCAGCTCTCGGCGCTGACGTCGGACGAGGAGCGCCTCGCGATGATGCGCGCGCACGTGCTCTTCGATCCGATCGAGTCGGCGTCGATCGGCGAGTGGGTCGCGTTCGCCTCGCAGATGCCCGCGATGCTCCCGGTGCTGCGAGAGCGCGCGCAGCTCGAGCCGGGCGCGGTGCTCGTCGCGCGTGCGCTGCAGGACGCGGGTGATCCCGAGGTGTGCCCGCGCGCGACGGCGGGTGCCGCGGAGCAGCCCGACGATGCCGACCTCGCGTACCTCGCGGCCCGCTGCATGACCGATCCCGAGGCGCGCCGCGCGGCGTATGCCCGCCTCTACGCGGCGCACCCCGAGAACGGCTGGACCGCGTTCGCGGTCGCGCACGATCTCGCGCGCGCATCGCGCTGGCAGGACGCGCTGGTCGCGTGGAGCACCGCGGTGCAGACCCCGGCGCTCCGCGGCGTGCTCGACTACGCGCGCACCGAGATGCTGCGCACCCAGCGCGGCGCGGCGCTCCACCACGACCCCGCGGGCGCCCACCCGTTCATCGACGCGCCCGACGGGAGCGGCGGCATGCTCGACTTCTTCCTGCGCATCGAGGGGCTCCCGCGCGACGACGATCCGCCCGCGTTCGCGGCGTACCGGCGGCTCGCGTCGGGCGCGGTGCCCGATGCGGTGCAGTCGATCGACATGGTGGTCCCCGAGGTCGATGCGCGCGCGGGGCTCGTCGCGCTCGCGGCCGCGTCCGACGGGGCCACGGGCGATCTGGTGCAGCGCGGGCTCGCGATCGATCCCGCATCGCTCGGCCCCGCCGGCCTCCACGCGCTCGCGGCGCTCGCGATCCGCGAGCACCGTGATCCCTCGCCGTACCTCGCGCCGCTGCGCGCGAGCGACGACGAGCGTGTGTACGAGGGGCTCGCCGAGCTGCTCGCGTCTCCGGCGCTCGCCGAGGATCCCGCCGCGCTCGAGGCGATCGCGGCGCGCGCGATGCTCGGGGCGCGCGGGCACGTGCTCGCGATGGGCGTGATCGTGCTCGGCGATCGCGCGCCCGCATCGTGGCGCGAGCAAGTCCGCGCGCTGCTCTTCGCGCCCGAGCGCCCCTACTTCCGCTGA
- a CDS encoding 2-oxo acid dehydrogenase subunit E2, producing MAPRFQRLRLRHPWRRMALHAWKRPADPSVYGFLDLDATRAIAWIEEARARTGVHVTITHLVGKAAAMALAARPDVNAIVRGGRGIWARDRVDVFFQIARDRGEDLLGALVKDADEKDPVAIATELEHLAKRVRAHRDPSLDLTSRLMERLPDPLIGPAMRVAETLGYDLGLDLRRLGIPFDAFGSVMITNVGTFGLTSALAPLVPFARTPLVITVGAIQDTPVAIDGRVEVRPVLELGVTLDHRILDGFQAGQLATRFREVLEDPARALSA from the coding sequence ATGGCCCCGCGCTTCCAGCGTCTCCGACTGCGTCATCCGTGGCGCCGCATGGCGCTCCACGCGTGGAAGCGACCGGCCGATCCCAGCGTGTACGGCTTCCTCGATCTCGATGCGACGCGCGCGATCGCGTGGATCGAGGAGGCGCGCGCGCGCACCGGCGTGCACGTCACGATCACGCACCTCGTCGGCAAGGCCGCGGCGATGGCGCTCGCGGCGCGGCCCGACGTGAACGCGATCGTGCGCGGCGGGCGCGGGATCTGGGCGCGCGATCGCGTCGACGTGTTCTTCCAGATCGCGCGCGACCGCGGCGAGGATCTCCTCGGCGCGCTGGTGAAGGACGCCGACGAGAAGGATCCCGTCGCGATCGCGACCGAGCTCGAGCACCTCGCGAAGCGCGTGCGCGCCCATCGCGATCCTTCGCTCGACCTCACGTCGCGCTTGATGGAGCGCCTGCCCGATCCGCTGATCGGCCCGGCGATGCGCGTCGCCGAGACGCTGGGCTACGACCTCGGGCTCGATCTGCGCCGGCTCGGGATCCCCTTCGACGCGTTCGGCAGCGTGATGATCACGAACGTCGGCACGTTCGGGCTGACCAGCGCGCTCGCGCCGCTGGTGCCCTTCGCGCGCACGCCGCTGGTGATCACGGTGGGCGCCATCCAGGACACGCCGGTCGCGATCGACGGGCGCGTCGAGGTGCGCCCGGTGCTCGAGCTCGGCGTGACCCTCGATCATCGGATCCTCGACGGCTTCCAGGCGGGCCAGCTCGCGACGCGGTTCCGCGAGGTGCTCGAAGACCCCGCCCGCGCGCTCAGCGCGTGA
- a CDS encoding diguanylate cyclase domain-containing protein: MIDAKVTLHVLIDLHRALVNETSLEKQLDRVARAALALLEAEHASIRVLDETGTELLSGARAGTGVQYRPVTFGRGVGVAGWVVDHNETVRIDDVSSDPRFVDVRGQGFAIQSMLAVPLSISGVVIGVLVVTSERLGAFDASKEDLAILLASIAVSPIERARLEEIALRDPSTRAFGARYLAPRLAGEVHRAREGRVALSVIALDLDPLPELREELGRAAIDALLRVAVDRILAVVRARGVVIRRDAGELVIVLPQYDADDAERMADRIGEALGKPVTELGAGLEVLELTASSGVVQWDGAESPTRLERRADDALRAAKQRGPGAIAVWPSGERALEG; this comes from the coding sequence GTGATCGACGCGAAGGTCACGCTCCACGTCCTGATCGACCTCCATCGAGCGCTCGTCAACGAGACCTCGCTCGAGAAGCAGCTCGATCGCGTCGCGCGCGCTGCGCTGGCCCTTCTCGAGGCGGAGCACGCCTCGATCCGCGTGCTCGACGAGACCGGGACCGAGCTGCTCTCGGGCGCGCGAGCGGGCACCGGCGTGCAGTACCGGCCCGTCACGTTCGGTCGTGGCGTCGGCGTCGCGGGCTGGGTCGTCGATCACAACGAGACGGTGCGCATCGACGACGTCTCGAGCGATCCGCGCTTCGTCGACGTGCGCGGGCAGGGCTTCGCGATCCAGTCGATGCTCGCGGTGCCGCTCTCGATCTCGGGCGTGGTGATCGGCGTGCTCGTGGTGACGAGCGAGCGCCTCGGCGCGTTCGACGCGTCGAAGGAGGATCTCGCGATCCTGCTCGCGTCGATCGCGGTCTCGCCGATCGAGCGCGCACGGCTCGAGGAGATCGCGCTGCGCGATCCCAGCACGCGCGCGTTCGGCGCGCGTTATCTCGCGCCGCGCCTCGCGGGCGAGGTGCACCGCGCGCGGGAAGGGCGCGTGGCGCTCTCGGTGATCGCGCTCGATCTCGATCCGCTGCCCGAGCTGCGCGAGGAGCTGGGACGCGCCGCGATCGACGCGCTGCTCCGGGTGGCGGTCGATCGCATCCTCGCGGTGGTGCGGGCGCGCGGCGTCGTGATCCGGCGCGACGCGGGCGAGCTGGTGATCGTGCTCCCGCAGTACGACGCCGACGATGCGGAGCGCATGGCGGATCGCATCGGCGAGGCGCTCGGGAAGCCGGTGACGGAGCTCGGAGCCGGGCTCGAGGTGCTCGAGCTCACGGCGAGCAGCGGTGTGGTGCAGTGGGACGGCGCGGAGAGCCCGACGCGGCTCGAGCGCCGTGCCGACGACGCGCTTCGCGCCGCGAAGCAGCGCGGGCCGGGCGCGATCGCGGTGTGGCCCTCGGGCGAGCGCGCGCTCGAAGGTTGA
- a CDS encoding YkgJ family cysteine cluster protein, translating to MGGFVAPECTACGACCTSSSPQHARVTGDDWSRLGEDAERWTEWIGNRAFMRIEHGRCVALEARRDGRFACRIYERRPAVCRELERGSPACDAEITRKAARMRRHLPLWIG from the coding sequence GTGGGGGGTTTCGTCGCGCCGGAATGCACGGCGTGCGGCGCGTGCTGCACGTCGTCGTCGCCGCAGCACGCGCGCGTCACGGGCGACGACTGGTCGCGGCTGGGCGAGGATGCGGAGCGCTGGACCGAGTGGATCGGGAACCGCGCGTTCATGCGCATCGAGCACGGCCGCTGCGTCGCGCTCGAGGCCCGGCGCGACGGTCGCTTCGCGTGCCGGATCTACGAGCGCAGGCCCGCAGTGTGCCGCGAGCTCGAGCGCGGATCGCCGGCGTGCGACGCGGAGATCACGCGCAAGGCGGCGCGCATGCGGCGTCACCTGCCGCTGTGGATCGGCTGA
- a CDS encoding SRPBCC family protein, giving the protein MSETSMELRGDREIIIARTFRAPPRIVFEAYTKPEHVKRWWAPKSLGCEVTSCEADVRVGGRYRFVTRAGGQDFAFSGTYTEVTSPTRLVYTQVFEPMADAGHAVVTVTFEDHEGTTRFVSHELYPSAEAREAALASGMEHGMRETMRQLDELVVSLARDAR; this is encoded by the coding sequence ATGAGCGAGACGTCGATGGAGCTCCGGGGTGATCGAGAGATCATCATCGCGCGCACGTTCCGCGCGCCGCCGCGCATCGTGTTCGAGGCGTACACGAAGCCCGAGCACGTGAAGCGGTGGTGGGCGCCGAAGTCGCTGGGCTGCGAGGTGACGTCGTGCGAGGCCGACGTTCGGGTCGGTGGTCGCTATCGCTTCGTGACGCGCGCCGGCGGCCAGGACTTCGCGTTCTCGGGCACGTACACCGAGGTCACGTCACCGACGCGGCTCGTCTACACGCAGGTGTTCGAGCCGATGGCCGACGCCGGGCACGCCGTGGTCACCGTGACGTTCGAGGACCACGAAGGGACGACGCGCTTCGTGTCGCACGAGCTCTATCCGTCCGCGGAGGCGCGCGAGGCTGCGCTCGCGTCGGGCATGGAGCACGGCATGCGCGAGACGATGCGCCAGCTCGACGAGCTCGTCGTGTCGCTCGCGCGGGACGCGCGATGA
- a CDS encoding ArsR/SmtB family transcription factor, translated as MHESFAALAEPNRFRIVELLRTGPRPVNDIAERLDLNQPQVSKHLRVLKEAGLVDVQPRAQQRVYALQARPLRELHEWLERYRRIWDARLDAMDELVAELQRDEKARGRKKKG; from the coding sequence ATGCACGAGTCCTTCGCCGCGCTGGCCGAGCCGAATCGGTTCCGGATCGTGGAGCTCCTCCGCACCGGGCCGCGCCCGGTGAACGACATCGCGGAGCGTCTCGACCTCAACCAGCCGCAGGTGTCGAAGCACCTGCGCGTGCTCAAGGAGGCGGGGCTCGTCGACGTGCAGCCGCGCGCCCAGCAGCGCGTGTACGCGCTCCAGGCGCGACCGCTGCGCGAGCTGCACGAGTGGCTCGAGCGCTACCGGCGCATCTGGGACGCGAGGCTCGACGCGATGGACGAGCTGGTCGCGGAGCTGCAGCGGGACGAGAAGGCCCGCGGTCGGAAGAAGAAAGGATGA
- a CDS encoding dienelactone hydrolase family protein, protein MIEKLEHTHGGVTFEAHLAFPPSEGPHGAILIAPTWRGQTDFERAKAERIASELGLVGVAIDVYGKGVTGTSAMECVKLSTPLKRDRGLLRARMLAAFDAVRAHPRVDAARLGAIGFCFGGQCVLDLARAGAELRAVITFHGVLDPPEGLEVGPIRAKILALHGHDDPLATPEQLLAFETEMTKLGADWEVHTYGGTTHAFTNPAANDPGRTMYSERADRRSWIAMRAFLEEVDLITR, encoded by the coding sequence ATGATCGAGAAGCTCGAGCACACCCACGGCGGCGTCACCTTCGAAGCGCACCTCGCGTTCCCGCCGAGCGAGGGCCCGCACGGCGCGATCCTGATCGCTCCGACGTGGCGCGGGCAGACCGACTTCGAGCGCGCGAAGGCCGAGCGCATCGCGTCGGAGCTCGGCCTCGTCGGCGTCGCGATCGACGTCTACGGCAAGGGCGTGACGGGCACGAGCGCGATGGAGTGCGTGAAGCTCAGCACGCCGCTCAAGCGCGATCGCGGGCTGCTCCGCGCGCGCATGCTCGCGGCGTTCGACGCGGTGCGCGCGCATCCTCGCGTCGACGCGGCGCGCCTCGGCGCGATCGGGTTCTGCTTCGGCGGGCAGTGCGTGCTCGACCTCGCACGTGCGGGCGCGGAGCTGCGCGCCGTGATCACGTTCCACGGCGTGCTCGATCCGCCCGAGGGGCTCGAGGTCGGCCCGATCCGCGCGAAGATCCTCGCGCTGCACGGCCACGACGATCCGCTCGCGACGCCCGAGCAGCTCCTCGCGTTCGAGACCGAGATGACGAAGCTCGGCGCGGACTGGGAGGTCCACACCTACGGCGGCACGACGCACGCGTTCACGAACCCGGCGGCGAACGATCCCGGGCGCACGATGTACTCGGAGCGCGCGGATCGTCGCTCGTGGATCGCGATGCGCGCGTTCCTCGAAGAGGTCGACCTGATCACGCGCTGA
- a CDS encoding DUF998 domain-containing protein, producing the protein MSAVARVESSSAPSVVPARLAIAAAAATLGLLSSLHVLSPELDPTWRMVSEYAYGRFGWVLSLMFLAWALASWALAVALRARVVTRRAQIGWAFLVLAGAGQAMASVFDVQHPLHSLAALIGIPSLPIAALLITGPMARERAALRWAAHSTWVSVVLLAVAFALLITTFVQAGGDVSAEPDTVTTLPQGVIAVVGLANRALVVAYCAWVAMIAWHVAPRAS; encoded by the coding sequence ATGAGCGCGGTCGCGCGCGTCGAGAGCTCGAGCGCTCCGTCGGTGGTCCCGGCGCGTCTCGCGATCGCTGCCGCCGCGGCCACGCTCGGGTTGCTCTCGAGCCTCCACGTGTTGAGCCCCGAGCTCGATCCGACGTGGCGGATGGTGAGCGAGTACGCATACGGCCGCTTCGGCTGGGTGCTCTCGCTCATGTTCCTCGCGTGGGCGCTCGCGTCGTGGGCGCTCGCAGTCGCACTGCGAGCGCGCGTCGTCACGCGCCGCGCGCAGATCGGGTGGGCGTTCCTCGTGCTCGCGGGCGCAGGGCAGGCGATGGCGTCGGTGTTCGACGTGCAGCACCCGCTGCACTCGCTCGCTGCGCTGATCGGGATCCCGAGCCTGCCGATCGCCGCGCTCCTGATCACCGGCCCCATGGCGCGCGAGCGCGCGGCGCTCCGCTGGGCCGCGCACTCGACCTGGGTGAGCGTCGTGCTCCTGGCCGTCGCGTTCGCGCTGCTGATCACGACGTTCGTGCAGGCCGGCGGGGACGTCTCGGCCGAGCCCGACACGGTGACGACGCTCCCGCAGGGCGTGATCGCGGTGGTCGGGCTCGCGAACCGCGCCCTCGTCGTCGCCTACTGCGCGTGGGTCGCGATGATCGCCTGGCACGTGGCTCCCCGCGCGTCGTGA
- a CDS encoding alpha/beta hydrolase gives MKRALVIATLAFAACVQIETFFFAGRSIDAYRWDEAAPELDGDLSDAHPSIVPAADRIEGFVSLDDEREVHWVFARRPGATTTFVYSHGNGPHLGRFWDRVERLWELGHHVLIYDYPGYGRSTGESSEAALYESIDAIWEQVVPSIPEIDPERTLLYGHSLGGGPTFHLAARAQHASHRPRGVIAESVWCSIEAQIQEGAFLDLPRELLAHLEIDNCARTAELDASTPITLLQGTEDDVTSPRQSELIESAATRAPVTRILVEGAHHADLPNVAGDRYREWIDEAVAHALSR, from the coding sequence ATGAAGCGCGCGCTCGTCATCGCCACGCTCGCGTTCGCCGCATGCGTGCAGATCGAGACGTTCTTCTTCGCGGGCCGCTCGATCGACGCGTATCGCTGGGACGAGGCCGCGCCCGAGCTCGACGGAGATCTGAGCGACGCGCATCCGTCGATCGTGCCCGCGGCCGATCGCATCGAGGGCTTCGTGTCGCTCGACGACGAGCGCGAGGTGCACTGGGTGTTCGCGCGTCGCCCCGGCGCGACGACGACGTTCGTCTACTCGCACGGCAACGGCCCGCACCTCGGGCGCTTCTGGGATCGCGTCGAGCGCCTCTGGGAGCTCGGCCACCACGTGCTGATCTACGACTATCCGGGCTACGGTCGCTCGACCGGCGAGAGCAGCGAGGCCGCGCTCTACGAGTCGATCGATGCGATCTGGGAGCAGGTCGTGCCCTCGATCCCCGAGATCGATCCCGAGCGCACGCTGCTCTACGGGCACTCGCTCGGCGGTGGCCCGACGTTCCACCTCGCCGCGCGCGCCCAGCACGCGTCGCATCGCCCGCGCGGCGTGATCGCCGAGTCCGTGTGGTGCTCGATCGAGGCGCAGATCCAGGAGGGCGCGTTCCTCGATCTCCCGCGCGAGCTGCTCGCGCACCTCGAGATCGACAACTGCGCGCGCACCGCGGAGCTCGACGCGTCGACGCCGATCACGCTGCTCCAGGGCACCGAGGACGACGTGACCTCGCCGCGGCAGTCCGAGCTGATCGAGAGCGCGGCGACGAGGGCACCGGTGACGCGCATCCTCGTCGAGGGCGCGCACCACGCGGACCTGCCGAACGTCGCCGGAGATCGTTATCGCGAGTGGATCGACGAAGCAGTGGCTCACGCGCTCTCGCGGTGA